One Ranitomeya variabilis isolate aRanVar5 chromosome 4, aRanVar5.hap1, whole genome shotgun sequence genomic window, gggcatcCAAATAatgcattaagctacttaccggtagctgcGTTTTTCGGAGGCCTATGacggcacccttagttccctccctttccacgtgggggttgcacgtctttaaagggaacctgtcacctgaatttggcgggacctgttttgggtcatatgggcggggttttcgggtgtttgattcaccctttccttacccgctggctgcatgctggccgcaatattggattgaagttattgccttgcgcaggcgtgtactccggaggacagagaatgaacttcaatcgaatattgcagccagcgggtaaggaaacacccgaaaaaccccgcccatatgacccaaaactggtcccgccaaattcaggtgacaggttccctttaaaaaaaaaaaaaggttttccacGGGTGGTATATGGATTATTACTTTTTAAAGATACTTGATTTGTATATAATATTCTATGGTATGCTTGTCAAAAACTGCGGTtgacctctcaggctctgtaaaacaactgatacgtggagaggtgccacccttttgtatctgtaggtttctacatgttcctaatgggcggatcccctctctcgtggtgccgtcatgggcctccgaaaaacgccgCTACCGGTGAGTAGCTTAATGCTTAAtgcttttcatagtcctgaaaatacagaaaaatctttaaccctttcccgccgcggccctttttcgtttctgTGTTTTCGTttctgtgttttcgtttttcgctcccctccttcccagagccataactttttttttatttttctgtcaatatggtcatgtgagggcttattttttgtgggatgagttgtacttttgaatgacaccattggttttaccatgtcttgtactagaaaacaggaaaaaaattccaagtgcggtgaaattgcaaaaaaagtgcaatcccacacttgttttttgattggcttttttgctagcttcactaaatgctaaaactgacctgccattatgattctccaggtcatttatgagtagatagacaccaaacatgtctaggttattttttatgtaagtggtgaaaaaaaaattcaaaactttgcttaaaaaaataaataaaatacgccattttccgatacccgtagcgtctccatttttttgtgatctagggtcgggcttattttttgcgtgccgagatgacgtttttaatgataccacatttgtgcagatacgtccttttgatcgcccgttattgcattttaatgcaatgtcgtggcgacccaaaaaatgtaattctggcgtttaaaatttttttctctctacgctgtttagcgatcaggttaatgcttttttttattgatagatcgggcgattctgaacgcggtgataccaaatgtgtaggtttgattttattttttttaattttttttttattttggatggggcaaaagggggggtgatttaaacttttagatttttatatttttttcatatttttaaaaactttttttttaacttgtgccatgcttcaatagccttcatgggaggctagaagctggcaccactcgatcggctcagctacatagcagagatcatcagatcgctgctatgccgtatttttcggactacaagacgcacttttttccccaaaaatgtaaggggaaaatgggggtgcgtcttgtagtcgcaatatacttacaaatcataTATACCAACAGAACATCAGTACAGTACATAACAATCAAAATATCAAAAACGGCGACTTAAATTGGAAGTATCAAAACTGAGGAGAACTATAAGTCAAAAAAAGCCAAAATTAATTTTATATAAATAATcaaaatttttattgaaaaattaatTACATAAAAAAGTATATACCATAATCATTACATAAATGTGATGAATCCAACGGTGCATCAGAATCCGAGGCACATAGAGCGAGATACTGCTGACCTGTAACAAGGTGCATCTAAACTATTGCTACCAAATCTAACCACAAATAAATGGGCTGCGACACTCTAGTTGGAGTGAAATCAGTGAATTTTCCTGCATATAACTTAGCCACAAGCCCAATAATAGTCAGATTAAGATGTGCATATTAATAAATAAGACATAATTACCCATAATGGTACAGCAGATCCAGTTCCAGTGCCAAGGgattaccccaacgcgcgtttcgcgtgctgataatagcctcgcttcctcagggggcgtggcttaatctgCTTCTTAGTCCCGTATAAATACTAAGCCGTTCCGGTCAGATGACCTTGCGGCAACCTATCAGTGCCCATTTAAAATGCGCAAGCGCTAAAAAAGCGTTCTGCAGCCATGGTAACAAATGGCCATAAGCCTCCATGGATGTGCAATAGTGTAAAGTTGCaatgtgcaaaaaaatatatatatataagttcggCGTGCTAACGCCGTAATAATCAGAAACGCCTGAGCGCCACTCGTGTCTATTTCTAAAAAGTTAACAAGTATATCGTGTCCATCTGCGAACACGCAGATCTTATGTCGGTCTATGCCGTCAGTCCACATAATGGAGCTCCGCCCACCCAGGTCACGTGAGCGGGCCGGCGCCAGGTCCGCACCACGCCCCCGGAGCGACGGAGATACCATCATGCAGAGAGAACCGCAGCGGGTAAATATACTAAAAGTGCTACAGTGCGCATAAGTGACGAAGTGCTAATGGTGCTGCTAAAGTACTGACTATCAAAACCAGAAGGGTTATGTACCATTGTATTTGATATTAAACAACAAAAAGCACGGTACCTATCAAGATAAGTGTGTGAAAAGTGAACATAAAATTATATATAAAACAATTGTGGTAAATACTTTATAAccgttttaaaaaataaacatatatatgCATATAATAGCCCCAATCATTGCAAGCCGAACTTACATGGGTAATATATCCACATAGGTATACATAACTATGAAAAAGAGCATGATAATTATCTCTATCTACACAAAATAGTTGTTAAAGTCAGGAATCCAAGTATATATTGACATTTTCCAGAAGAGATGATAATCCCATAGTGTATAGTCCATAGGATAATTCTCTACTCAATGGTTTCCATATTCTAGATTCCTGTACTTCCTTCTTCCAAAGTATACTGAAGTCATGTCCAGTAATCACAGTTTTACCACTTTCAGGCAGCAAATGAATGGGCCACGACATGAACACTCTAAAatcaaaaatcaaaaataataaaattaataacagACAAAGAAACAGATTAAAACCGATGGGGAATGGCAGAGAAAGAAAACCTCAACAGGATTTATAGAAAGGATGAGAAGCCTTGGGCCTCATTTAGGCCCATAGGAGCCATAGTGCCCAGCAAGGTGATCCAACGACATTCTCGCTGGGCCAATATTCGTTTCACATTCCCTCCCCTTATTCCACAATGGACCAGATCAATCCCACGCGCCCGGAATGATTTAGGATTACACCCATGATGTTGTCTGAAATGATAAGGTATTGTTTTCAGACGTGTGATGTCTGTCTCATTTTTTGCGGCCACTATATCACGTACGTGTTCCCGTATGCGGGTGCCCAAACGGCGAGATGTTAGGCCCACATACACCTTTGGGCACCCACATACCGCATAATATACTACCTGAGTCGTATTGCAAGTTATATGATGATTGATGGTATAAGTTCTACTTCCATCAACTGAATCAAAGGTAGTAGTCCGGCTAATGTTCGGACACGTGACACAGTTTCCGCATGGAAAACATCCACTGGGTGGTCCACCTGAGCCAAAATTGTACATAGTTATTTTTGGGGCATAATGACTAGAGACCAACAGGTCTCTTAGATTTTTACTCCTTCTGGCAGTCATTGCCGGGTAATTGGTAAGGCATTTCGCAAATGTAGGGTCACTTTTAAGGATGCCCCAATGTTTCTGAAGACATTTCCTCATTGTGGGCCACTCACCATTATAAGTCGAGATGAATCGTGTAACATCTTGCTGCTGATTTCTTTTCAAATTGCTACCACCTGAACATAAAAGTTCATTACGTGGCGCATATTTAGCTCGCCTATATCCCTCCCTAATACTCCTGTTACTATATCCCCTTGCTTGAAATCTAATCCTTAGGTCAGCTGCCTGTGCCTCAAATTTAACAGTAGAAGAGCATATCCGCTTCATTCTAAGATGCTGCCCAATAGGGATGGCTTTTATAGTGCTATATGGGTGACCCGAGTCCGCATGCAATAGTGCGTTTACCGAAGTGGACTTCCTGAATACATCAGTCTGTAAATATAGCTTATCATCCACCTCGATCTtgatgtccagaaagtccacctcaGTCTTACTCACCTGGTGTGTCAATTTGATGTTATACACATTCTTATTTAGTTGTTTCATAAATTCTTGCAATGCGTCCTCGGGTCCCTGCCATATaatgaacaggtcatcaatgtaacgcagccagcactgcacctggtccgcggcctgcggccccccccccccgccaaaaatctccctctcccagtaccccaggaaaaggttggcgaaggagggcgcacaggccgcacccattgcagtaccgcatcgctgcaaataaaaaacatccttaaaGACAAAGAAATTCCTTGTCAAAAAATCAGCAGCAAGATGTTACGCGATTCATCTCGACTTATAATGGTGAGTGGCCCACCATGAGGAAATGTCTTCAGAAACATTGGGGCATCCTTAAAAGTGACCCTACATTTGCGAAATGCCTTACCAATTACCCGGCAATGACTGCCAGAAGGAGTAAAAATCTAAGAGACCTGTTGGTCTCTAGTCATTATGCCCCAAAAATAACTATGTACAATTTTGGCTCAGGTGGACCACCCAGTGGATGTTTTCCATGCGGAAACTGTGTCACGTGTCCGAACATTAGCCGGACTACTACCTTTGATTCAGTTGATGGAAGTAGAACTTATACCATCAATCATCATATAACTTGCAATACGACTCAGGTAGTATATTATGCGGTATGTGGGTGCCCAAAGGTGTATGTGGGCCTAACATCTCGCCGTTTGGGCACCCGCATACGGGAACACGTACGTGATATAGTGGCCGCAAAAAATGAGACAGACATCACACGTCTGAAAACAATACCTTATCATTTCAGACAACATCATGGGTGTAATCCTAAATCATTCCGGGCGCGTGGGATTGATCTGGTCCATTGTGGAATAAGGGGAGGGAATGTGAAACGAATATTGGCCCAGCGAGAATGTCGTTGGATCACCTTGCTGGGCACTATGGCTCCTATGGGCCTAAATGAGGCCCAAGGCTTCTCATCCTTTCTATAAATCCTGTTGAGGTTTTCTTTCTCTGCCATTCCCCATCGGTTTTAATCTGTTTCTTTGTctgttattaattttattatttttgattttagaGTGTTCATGTCGTGGCCCATTCATTTGCTGCCTGAATGTGGTAAAACTGTGATTACTGGACATGACTTCAGTATACTTTGGAAGAAGGAAGTACAGGAATCTAGAATATGGAAACCATTGAGTAGAGAATTATCCTATGGACTATACACTATGGGATTATCATCTCTTCTGGAAAATGTCAATATATACTTGGATTCCTGACTTTAACAACTATTTTGTGTAGATAGAGATAATTATCATGCTCTTTTTCATAGTTATGTATACCTATGTGGAAATTGAGATATATTACCCATGTAAGTTCGGCTTGCAATGATTGGGGCTATTATATGcatatatatgtttattttttaaaacggTTATAAAGTATTTACCACAATTGTTTTATATATAATTTTATGTTCACTTTTCACACACTTATCTTGATAGGTACCGTGCTTTTTGTTGTTTAATATCAAATACAATGGTACATAACCCTTCTGGTTTTGATAGTCAGTACTTTAGCGGCACCATTAGCACTTCGTCACTTATGCGCACTGTAGCACTTTTAGTATATTTACCCGCTGCGGTTCTCTCTGCATGATGGTATCTCCGTCGCTCCGGGGGCGTGGTGCGGACCTGGCGCCGGCCCGCTCACGTGACCTGGGTGGGCGGAGCTCCATTATGTGGACTGACGGCATAGACCGACATAAGATCTGCGTGTTCGCAGATGGACACGATATACTTGTTAACTTTTTAGAAATAGACACGAGTGGCGCTCAGGCGTTTCTGATTATTACGGCGTTAGCACGccgaacttatatatatatatttttttgcacattGCAACTTTACACTATTGTACATCCATGGAGGCTTATGGCCATTTGTTACCATGGCTGCAGAACGCTTTTTTAGCGCTTGCGCATTTTAAATGGGCACTGATAGGTTGCCGCAAGGTCATCTGACCGGAACGGCTTAGTATTTATACGGGACTAAGAAGcagattaagccacgccccctgaggaagcgaggctattatcagcacgcgaaacgcgcgttggggtaatcCCTTGGCACTGGAACTGGATCTGCTGTACCATTATGGGTAATTATGTCTTATTTATTAATATGCACATCTTAATCTGACTATTATTGGGCTTGTGGCTAAGTTATATGCAGGAAAATTCACTGATTTCACTCCAACTAGAGTGTCGCAGCCCATTTATTTGTGGTTAGATTTGGTAGCAATAGTTTAGATGCACCTTGTTACAGGTCAGCAGTATCTCGCTCTATGTGCCTCGGATTCTGATGCACCGTTGGATTCATCACATTTATGTAATGATTATGGTATATACTTTTTTATGTAattaatttttcaataaaaattttgATTATTTATATAAAATTAATTTTGGCTTTTTTTGACTTATAGTTCTCCTCAGTTTTGATACTTACAAATCATGCGGTGGCGGTCccaatgcagcctcccttcccatgctggtgcggctgtggctgtgctgcgggcaggggctgtgctgcagggctgtggcagcggctctctgggctcagtgggggctccgacggcatttcgtcaaagcccggaggccccccgctcatccgtgaATGGcaagttgcggtggcctccgagaacatgggcgccgggaaaatggccgccgggccggcgcacgcttagattcaaatctcgtcaacgagatctcgtctcccgagatctcagggcgagatctcggcaacaagatctgaatctgagcctgCGACGGCCATttacggatgagcggggggcctccgggctttgacgaaatgccgtcggaactcccactgagcccagagagccgctgccacagccccgcagcacagcttgtgccctagAGCCCAGCCACTGCTCGCAGCCCAGCttgtgccacagagcccagccactgcccgcagcacagccgctaccccggagcacagagcctccacccctgcccaagcacagagcaccagcctgggatgggatttcctggaggccaacgcaccagcctggaccactgaaaggcccctgtgaccacttctccacctgtggcaatcccttcactggtaagctgaattcggactgtaagacgtaccgccatttgaaacatttttttttttccttatttttattctgaaaatttggggtgcgtcttttcACAcggggggggcgctcacagcaggtcggcatcagtaaccatagaggtctcaaggacctctatggttaccatcctgatgcatcgccgaccaccgatcacgtgacagacatcggcgatgcgctcatttccggccgcgaggccggaagcggtagttaaatgccgctgtcagcgtttgatagcggcatttaacaggttaatagcggcgagtgaatcacgatttcacccaccgctattgcgtgcacatgtcaactgtacaaaacagctgacatgtcgcgactttgatgtggggtcaccgccagagcccacatcaaagggggagacacgacatgcgctgtactagtacggcgcatgtcgtgaaggtgttaaatgaggtgtgtccaaacttttggtctgtactgtacttaccAAATACCTAGTCCCCAAAGCCCTCGATTCTCCTATACTTGCCTTTCtccgtagtccagttaataacgagtgtcccacgacgatctcccctgtaGAACAGTGGCATCAGGTGATGTCAGTGCTCTACAGGGGCCCCGCTATGAGCTGACAGCGGAGGTAATCCTCTGCGATGTATATCCCTCCGCCGCTGCTGGGAGAGAGGTCACTTAAaaggaaagggaacctgtcacccccaaaccgAAGATTagctaagcccacaggcatcaggggcttatctacagcattctgtaatgctgtagataagcccctgatgtatcctgaaagatgagaaaaagaggttagattatactcacctgggggtggcggtccggtccgattggcGTCGCTgtctggtctggggcctcccatctggttacgatgacgtcctcttcttgtattcatgctgcggctccggcgcaggtgtgctttgtctgccctgttgagggcagagcaaagtactgcagtgcgctggcgccgggaaagatcagggcagacaaagtacgcgtgCGCCCccgtgtgagtataatctaacctctttttctcatctttcatgatgcatcaggggcttatctacagcattacagaattctgtagatatgcccctgatgctggtgggcttagctcatcttcgattttgggggtgacaggtcccctttaatctTATTCTCTCGCCGGCAACGATGTGAGAAaattcttattgacgcctctccattactaaacgggcttgatgtcaccttacaatacaaaggtgacatgaaccccttattaccccatatgccattgcaacagggcagtgggaagagagaggctaagtgccgggatTGGCGCATCTCAtagatgcgccacttctggggcagctgtgtgctggtgtttgtagccagggggccaatatccatggccccttcctaggctatgaatatcagcccgtagctgtctgcgtagcctttctgcctattagttatagggggaccccacgtcattttttttttttggggggggggtccccttattttaatagccagtaaagtctaagtatatagctgtgggctaatattcatagccttcGAAGCTCcaggggtattaaccccttcccaggctagaaatattgtctgtctgctttccctctggcacagaaaattgcgtgcagattttgtgtgtgtctttaactatttatgtaccattttttCTATCATCTAtcctaatatctatctatttaatatctatctattatcatctatcctAATATCCAtctaattatctattatctatcctctaTCCATGTATatgtgtctgtttgtctgtctgtaaactATTCTtccatgcagtatgtaaaataagaggttggacaaagaaataacatcacaattcttcttctttttttttttaaataatagatctttatttaggttacaaaacgcatcaaaaacgcgctgATTTTTGcccgcgttttctgccaagaggtgcagattctgtgcagaaaattctgcaggcaaatctgcaacgtgtgcacaaaccctaaaaAGATTTGCTTCCCAAAATGCTGCAAATTGTCAAaggaaaatgatgtcagaaggaggaagagtgtgtgggcggagaatgtgtgtgtttCTGTCTGTGAGCGGAGAATGCATGggtctctgtgtgggtggagaacgtgtgtgtgtgtgtgtgtgtgtgtgtgtgtgtgtgtgtgtgacctgaGAGGGGACTTGTTTTTTATAAGATGAGTAGAACTTCAAAAAATATTAAATTTGAGGATATTTAATtgaaaaataataattggttttattcttagcagattactgtaccaggagatcagagggacagctgacatcttcaatttttaaatcagatgatcttgagatcacacgggatacaattgaagtgactgTCATTtcgccagatataccatcatcccttcacagcaaaaatctgtcatctgatcctttgaaacaggtcctgtcttctgattcattaccaactactaaggaaaaccaaactcacaaaataagcattaaaaagcgAACTGCTCATAAATCAAAGAAGCCATTTTCaccttcagaatatggaaatagctttccccttgaaaagtcttttcttaaacatcaagcaattcacacagcagagaacagattttcttgttcaaagtgtgggaaatgttttaaccagaaatcagatttgcttaagcaccaaagaactcacacgggggagaagcctttttcctgttcggaatgtgggaaatgttttaacaagaagtcAGATTTGCTTaggcaccaaataactcacacaggggagaagcctttttcctgttcagaatgtgggaaatgttttatccagaaaccacatcttgttatacaccaaagaactcacacaggggagaagcctttttcctgttcagaatgtgagaaatgttatatgaacaaatcacatcttgttagacaccaaataactcacacaggggagaagcctttttcttgttcagaatgtgagaaatgttttaacaacAAATCACaatttgttatacaccaaagaactcatacaggggagaagccattttcctgttcagaatgtggaaaatgtttttacaTGAAATcgcatcttgttatacaccaaagaactcacacaggggagaaacctttttcttgttcagaatgtgagaaatgttttaacaacAAATCACaatttgttatacaccaaagaactcacacaggggagaagccattttcctgttcagaatgtggaaaatgtttttacatgaaatcacatcttgttatacaccaaagaaaccACACagggaagcctttttcctgttcagaatgtgggaaatgttttaaccagaaatcctgttttgttatacaccagagaactcacacaggtgagaaacctttttcatgttcagaatgtgggaaatgttttacccggaAAGAACATCTtaataagcaccagagaacccacacaggggagaagcctttttcatgttcagaatgtgggaaatgttttaacctgaaatcatattttgttatacaccagagaactcacacaggtgagaagcctttttcatgttcagaatgtggaaaatgttttacccaAAAAGAGCATCTtaataagcaccagagaactcacactggggagaagcctttttcatgttcagaatgtgggaaatgttttacccggaAAGAGCATCTTGataaccaccagagaacccacacaggggagaagcctttttcatgttcagaatgtgggaaatgttttacccagaaatctGTTTTTGAtcgccaccagagaatccacacagatgagaagcctttttcatgttcttaatgtgggaaatattttaaacggaattggtattttcttaaaggggttgtcatcaTGTTTGGTCTTGTTAaagtaaaaaaatcatatttgccTACCGTGCCAGTACTGTTCCAGTGGTATCGTCACTCTCGCGTTCCTGGGCTCATATGAGGTTGTTGCATCACACGAGCCCTGTGCCCAGTCAGGCCCAGCTTCACTGTCCCCACCCTCAGATGTATagaacatcaacaggaagccagggctgTGACTTCTCTTTGACGTCCTGTTATTGTTCAATTTGAAGATGAGAACAATGAAGCCACCGCTAATTGGACGCATGCCTCATATGACATAAAAACCTGATCCCCGAAATGCAAGTGCTGACACCACTGAAACCGCGCCAGCATTGGAGGTTTAtagaagtaacatagtaacatagttattaaggttgaaggaagactataagtccatctagctcatcccatagcttaacctaacatgccctaacatgttgatccagaggaaggcaaaaaaaaaacatggggcaaagagtaagctccacattgggggaaaaaaattacttcccgactccacatacggcaatcagactagttccctggatcaacaccctatcaaggaatctagtgtatatataacctgtaacattaaacttttcaagaaaggcatccaatcccctcttaaatttaagtaatgaatcactcattacaacatcataggcagagagttccatagtcttgctgctcttacagtaaataatccacgtctgttattatgcttaaaccttctttcctccagacgtagaggatgcccccttgtccctgtctcaggtctatgattaaaaagataatcagaaaggtctttgtactgttccctcaaatgtttatacattaaaataagatcacccctaaaggtaccttcacactaagcgacgctgcagcgatacagacaacgatgccgatcgctgcagcgtcgctgtttggtcgctggagagctgtcacacagacggctctccagcgaccaacgatgccgaagtccccgggtaaccagggtaaacatcgggttgctaagcgcagggccacgcttagtaacccgatgtttaccctggttaccagtgtaaaatgtaaaaaaacaaacactacatacttacattcgcgttccccggcgtccgcttccctgcactgactgagtgccggctctaacagcagagcggtgacgtcactgctacgctctgcttttactttacggccggcactcagtcagtgcgggaagcggacggtgggggacgtgtgacagacatcagaaggtgagtatgtactgtttgttttttttacttttacaatggtaaccagggtaaatatcgggttactaagcgcggccctgcgcttagtaacccgatatttaccctggttaccattgtaaaacatcgctggcatcgttgcttttgctgtcaaacacaacgatacacggcggtctgacgaccaaataaagttctgaactttcagcaatgaccagcgatatcacagcaggatcctgatcgctgctgcgtgtcaaacacaacgatatcgctatccaggacgctgcaacgtcacggatcgctatcgttattgctgcaaagtcgtttaatgtgaaggtacctttagccttcgtttttccaaactaaatggccccaagtgtaataacctatcttggtattgcagaccccccagtcctctaataaccttggtcgctcttctctgcacccgctccagttcagctatgtctttcttatacaccggagaccagaactgtgcacagtattctaagtgtggtcgaactagtaacttgtatagaggtaaaattctgttctcctcatgagcatctatgcctcttttaatgcatcacattattttatttgccttttgtagcagcagcctgacactggccactaaatatgagtttgtcatccacccatactcccaggtctttttcattgactgttgttcacagagttttagaattaagcacataattatacatcttattacttctacccaagttcatgaccttacatttatccccattaaagctcatttgccatttatcagcccaagcttacataaatcattctgtaatataaaattgtcctcctctgtattgattaccctgcagagtttagtgtcgtctgcaaatattgaaattctactctgtatgccctctacaaggtcattaataaatatgttaaaaagaagagggtctaatactgacccctgtggtaccccactgctaactgcgacccagtctgagtgtgctccattaataaccaccctttgtttcctatccctgagccagctcttaacccatttacacatattttcccctatccccattattctcattttctgtatcaaccttttgtgtggcaccatatcaaaagcttttgaaaagtccatatacactacgtccactgggttcccttggtccaggccggaactcacctcttcatagaaactgattagattaatctgacaggaacggtcccta contains:
- the LOC143766389 gene encoding uncharacterized protein LOC143766389 isoform X1 — translated: MDMDRDKMAERILHLTLEILFRLTGEDYTVVKKTSSDRCQDPVSEGWGGPLSPITGPPSHPVTHEDIDDQKILELTYKMTELLTGEVPIRYQDVAVYFSMEEWEYVEGHKDLYKDVMMKVPQPLISSDLSSKRTTPETCPRPLLPQDCNREDPSIPQDHQGEDLTHINTTETYVMGDEGCKEEIPTYDYPADYCTRRSEGQLTSSIFKSDDLEITRDTIEVTVISPDIPSSLHSKNLSSDPLKQVLSSDSLPTTKENQTHKISIKKRTAHKSKKPFSPSEYGNSFPLEKSFLKHQAIHTAENRFSCSKCGKCFNQKSDLLKHQRTHTGEKPFSCSECGKCFNKKSDLLRHQITHTGEKPFSCSECGKCFIQKPHLVIHQRTHTGEKPFSCSECEKCYMNKSHLVRHQITHTGEKPFSCSECEKCFNNKSQFVIHQRTHTGEKPFSCSECGKCFYMKSHLVIHQRTHTGEKPFSCSECEKCFNNKSQFVIHQRTHTGEKPFSCSECGKCFYMKSHLVIHQRNHTGKPFSCSECGKCFNQKSCFVIHQRTHTGEKPFSCSECGKCFTRKEHLNKHQRTHTGEKPFSCSECGKCFNLKSYFVIHQRTHTGEKPFSCSECGKCFTQKEHLNKHQRTHTGEKPFSCSECGKCFTRKEHLDNHQRTHTGEKPFSCSECGKCFTQKSVFDRHQRIHTDEKPFSCS
- the LOC143766389 gene encoding uncharacterized protein LOC143766389 isoform X2, with the protein product MDMDRDKMAERILHLTLEILFRLTGEDYTVVKKTSSDRCQDPVSEGWGGPLSPITGPPSHPVTHEDIDDQKILELTYKMTELLTGEVPIRYQDVAVYFSMEEWEYVEGHKDLYKDVMMKVPQPLISSDLSSKRTTPETCPRPLLPQDCNREDPSIPQDHQGEDLTHINTTETYVMGDEGCKEEIPTYDYPDYCTRRSEGQLTSSIFKSDDLEITRDTIEVTVISPDIPSSLHSKNLSSDPLKQVLSSDSLPTTKENQTHKISIKKRTAHKSKKPFSPSEYGNSFPLEKSFLKHQAIHTAENRFSCSKCGKCFNQKSDLLKHQRTHTGEKPFSCSECGKCFNKKSDLLRHQITHTGEKPFSCSECGKCFIQKPHLVIHQRTHTGEKPFSCSECEKCYMNKSHLVRHQITHTGEKPFSCSECEKCFNNKSQFVIHQRTHTGEKPFSCSECGKCFYMKSHLVIHQRTHTGEKPFSCSECEKCFNNKSQFVIHQRTHTGEKPFSCSECGKCFYMKSHLVIHQRNHTGKPFSCSECGKCFNQKSCFVIHQRTHTGEKPFSCSECGKCFTRKEHLNKHQRTHTGEKPFSCSECGKCFNLKSYFVIHQRTHTGEKPFSCSECGKCFTQKEHLNKHQRTHTGEKPFSCSECGKCFTRKEHLDNHQRTHTGEKPFSCSECGKCFTQKSVFDRHQRIHTDEKPFSCS